The following proteins come from a genomic window of Polyangiaceae bacterium:
- a CDS encoding Do family serine endopeptidase produces MKTRRKLPVILALSLAPVAGCTRVHPGAGPEPGQASMAGGAKAEKVKTLKTLPTPALARVGGNANIADVVEKVLPSVVSISSTRVQRFPQHPFIPGFGPFGGGGGGQRELRQEGLGSGVVVAPGVVVTNNHVVDGADEIRVTTKDKRELVAKVVGTDPKSDLAVVRVEGDTSSLTPVSFADSARLRLGDVVLAIGNPFGVGQTVTMGIVSAKGRADVGIEDYEDFIQTDAAINPGNSGGALVDMEGHVVGINTAILSRSGGSVGIGFAIPSNMAKPIVDSLIKNGRVDRGYLGVTIQDIDQDMASALGLNKADGVLIADVQPNGPGAKGGLQRGDVVLSIAGQPTHSTGQLRNVVASSGAEQTVQVNVNRKGKSVSLDVKLGTMPDNLGRFAQKPSSGGGASSSALDGVTLEGLTKENKQRFQLPDNVSSGVVITNVEPGSTAARAGLRPGDVVLEVNRQKVTTVQRFEQLYKDGKGQLLLLVNRKGNTLFLAVHR; encoded by the coding sequence ATGAAAACCCGTCGCAAGCTCCCCGTCATCCTCGCGCTTTCACTCGCTCCAGTTGCCGGCTGCACCCGGGTTCATCCCGGAGCAGGCCCGGAACCCGGACAAGCCAGCATGGCGGGGGGCGCCAAGGCGGAGAAGGTCAAGACCCTGAAGACACTGCCCACGCCCGCCTTGGCGCGCGTGGGCGGTAACGCGAACATCGCGGACGTCGTGGAGAAGGTGCTCCCCTCGGTGGTGAGCATCTCGTCCACGCGTGTGCAGCGCTTCCCCCAGCATCCCTTCATCCCGGGGTTCGGTCCCTTTGGCGGCGGTGGTGGCGGGCAGCGCGAGCTCCGGCAAGAGGGGCTCGGCTCCGGCGTGGTGGTGGCGCCCGGCGTGGTGGTCACCAACAACCACGTGGTGGACGGCGCGGACGAGATCCGCGTGACCACCAAAGACAAGCGAGAGCTGGTGGCCAAGGTGGTGGGCACGGATCCGAAATCGGATCTGGCGGTGGTTCGCGTGGAGGGCGACACCAGCTCCCTCACTCCCGTGAGCTTCGCGGACTCGGCGCGCCTGCGCCTGGGCGACGTCGTGCTCGCCATCGGCAATCCCTTTGGCGTGGGGCAGACGGTCACCATGGGCATCGTCTCCGCCAAGGGCCGCGCGGACGTGGGCATCGAAGACTACGAGGACTTCATCCAGACGGACGCCGCCATCAATCCCGGCAACTCCGGCGGGGCACTGGTGGACATGGAAGGCCACGTGGTCGGCATCAACACGGCCATCTTGTCGCGCTCCGGCGGCAGCGTGGGCATCGGCTTCGCGATCCCGTCCAACATGGCCAAGCCCATCGTGGATTCGCTGATCAAGAACGGTCGCGTGGACCGCGGCTACCTGGGTGTGACGATTCAAGACATCGATCAGGACATGGCCAGCGCCCTCGGTCTGAACAAGGCGGACGGCGTGCTCATCGCGGACGTGCAGCCCAACGGCCCCGGCGCCAAGGGCGGCCTGCAACGGGGGGACGTGGTGCTCAGCATTGCCGGGCAACCGACCCACTCCACCGGGCAGCTGCGCAACGTCGTGGCCTCCTCCGGCGCGGAGCAGACGGTCCAGGTGAACGTCAACCGCAAGGGCAAGAGCGTGAGCTTGGACGTGAAGCTCGGCACCATGCCGGACAATCTCGGTCGCTTCGCGCAGAAGCCCTCGTCGGGCGGCGGTGCCTCCTCGAGCGCCTTGGACGGCGTCACGCTGGAAGGGCTCACCAAGGAGAACAAGCAGCGCTTCCAGCTGCCGGACAACGTCTCGAGCGGCGTGGTGATCACCAACGTGGAGCCGGGCAGCACCGCAGCGCGCGCCGGCCTGCGCCCGGGTGACGTCGTGCTCGAGGTGAACCGTCAGAAGGTGACCACGGTGCAGCGCTTCGAGCAGCTGTACAAGGACGGCAAAGGGCAGCTCCTCCTGCTCGTGAATCGCAAGGGCAACACGCTTTTTCTAGCCGTTCACCGCTGA
- a CDS encoding LysM peptidoglycan-binding domain-containing protein, with protein sequence MVGLRLTLPALLAALCLSGVSSAKPKAKKAESAKLDDKKTDKKSSAEASKKAEDKKADAKQPDPPKKDDKPDVGPGAGAGTRKVDADKGNDKPKTEPPKEPPKPKVEEEKKDKPVSHRRGPRPRKPSPTLPKGAERSSPKESVRRAIAGGKTLDDLRAGTDDPELRALKEADRVLFPRPLHGATPGFDWNLPAPARRGSPDVVASGLPPEARVSPSTGTEDDAVTAEWLRSLTMPNLPVRLEARVVRYLKFYRDNSRGRAIAKVWARKSGRFVPAIKAELAKAGLPSDLVWLSLIESGHNPTIYSPVGAAGLWQFMPASGRMYGLTVDRWVDERLDPKRSTDAAILYLSDLYRRFGNWELAMGAYNMGHGGMTRAIQKFNTNDFWELCRHEAGIPWETTLYVPKIFAIAIVMNNKKAFGIADVKPDPPESFDSVLVGSGTSLEQVAAAAETSVSTIESLNPQLLASRAPPRGPGRRELKWHVRVPKGRGVSTTSRMAKVWAADSGLASYVVKLGDTPEAIAKSLRFPEVQLRALNHIDKDEVLDAGTVLLVPRSASQRKPAEPETPDVVVVPPRRFDYPDRQRIFYVVRPGDSLTEIASAVGVTAADLESWNAIDPNARLQPGMTLQAWVADAARLASVRYFQDADTRVLVAGTPEFIEYYEGLNGKERIVVAARDGDTLSKIGRRYGVSSGWMERINRKSRRKKLKAGDSVVVYVKKGTRGSSEIDETTPEPLPAPEAPAPEALPAVPSAESAARPSTAATSGG encoded by the coding sequence ATGGTCGGGCTCCGTCTCACGCTTCCCGCTCTGCTTGCGGCGCTGTGCCTGAGCGGGGTGAGCAGCGCCAAGCCCAAGGCCAAGAAGGCCGAGAGCGCGAAGCTCGACGACAAGAAGACGGACAAGAAGTCCTCTGCCGAAGCTTCCAAGAAGGCGGAGGACAAGAAGGCGGACGCGAAGCAACCGGACCCGCCGAAGAAGGACGACAAGCCCGACGTGGGACCGGGCGCCGGCGCGGGCACTCGCAAGGTGGACGCCGACAAGGGCAACGACAAACCCAAGACGGAGCCGCCGAAGGAGCCGCCCAAGCCCAAGGTGGAAGAGGAGAAGAAGGACAAGCCCGTGTCGCATCGCCGCGGGCCCCGACCTCGGAAGCCGAGCCCCACCTTGCCCAAGGGGGCCGAGCGCTCCTCACCTAAGGAGTCGGTGCGCCGCGCCATCGCGGGCGGCAAGACGCTCGACGATCTGCGCGCCGGTACGGACGATCCGGAGCTGCGCGCCCTGAAGGAAGCCGACCGCGTGCTGTTCCCGCGGCCGCTCCACGGCGCCACGCCGGGGTTCGACTGGAACCTTCCGGCGCCCGCGCGTCGCGGCAGCCCCGACGTGGTCGCTTCGGGCTTGCCGCCGGAGGCGCGCGTGTCGCCCTCCACCGGGACGGAGGACGACGCCGTCACCGCAGAGTGGCTCCGGAGCCTCACGATGCCGAACCTGCCGGTTCGCCTCGAGGCTCGCGTCGTCCGCTACCTGAAGTTCTACCGCGACAACTCCCGCGGCCGGGCCATCGCCAAGGTGTGGGCGCGCAAGAGCGGGCGCTTCGTTCCTGCCATCAAGGCGGAGCTCGCCAAGGCCGGTCTGCCTTCGGACCTGGTGTGGCTCAGTCTGATCGAGAGCGGACACAACCCGACCATCTACTCGCCGGTGGGCGCCGCCGGGCTGTGGCAGTTCATGCCCGCTTCCGGGCGCATGTACGGCCTCACGGTGGACCGCTGGGTGGACGAGCGCCTCGACCCGAAGCGCAGCACCGACGCCGCCATCCTGTACCTCAGTGATCTGTATCGCCGCTTCGGCAACTGGGAGCTGGCGATGGGCGCCTACAACATGGGCCACGGCGGCATGACGCGGGCGATCCAGAAGTTCAACACCAACGACTTCTGGGAGCTGTGTCGTCACGAGGCGGGCATCCCGTGGGAAACCACGCTGTACGTTCCGAAGATCTTCGCCATCGCCATCGTGATGAACAACAAGAAGGCGTTCGGCATCGCGGACGTGAAGCCGGATCCGCCGGAGAGCTTCGACAGCGTGCTGGTGGGCTCCGGAACCTCGCTGGAGCAGGTGGCCGCCGCCGCGGAAACCTCGGTGAGCACGATAGAATCGCTGAATCCGCAGCTGCTCGCGTCGCGCGCTCCGCCGCGCGGGCCCGGGCGGCGCGAGCTCAAGTGGCACGTGCGCGTGCCGAAGGGCCGCGGCGTGAGCACCACCAGCCGCATGGCCAAGGTGTGGGCGGCGGATTCCGGCCTCGCTTCCTACGTGGTGAAGCTCGGTGACACGCCGGAGGCCATCGCCAAGTCCCTGCGCTTCCCCGAGGTGCAGCTCCGCGCGCTCAATCACATCGACAAGGACGAGGTCCTCGACGCGGGGACGGTCCTGTTGGTTCCGCGGTCTGCCAGCCAAAGGAAACCGGCAGAGCCCGAGACCCCGGACGTGGTCGTGGTGCCGCCCCGGCGCTTCGACTACCCGGATCGCCAGCGCATCTTCTACGTCGTGCGCCCGGGAGACTCGCTGACCGAGATCGCTTCCGCCGTGGGCGTGACCGCTGCGGATCTCGAGAGCTGGAACGCCATCGATCCCAACGCTCGGCTGCAGCCGGGCATGACGCTGCAGGCGTGGGTGGCGGACGCCGCGCGCCTCGCGTCGGTGCGCTACTTTCAAGACGCCGACACCCGCGTGCTGGTGGCGGGCACGCCGGAGTTCATCGAGTACTACGAGGGGCTCAACGGCAAAGAGCGCATCGTGGTGGCCGCGCGAGATGGCGACACCCTCTCCAAGATCGGCCGGCGCTACGGCGTGAGCAGCGGTTGGATGGAGCGAATCAACCGCAAGTCGCGCCGGAAGAAGCTCAAGGCGGGCGACAGCGTCGTGGTCTACGTGAAGAAGGGCACGCGCGGCTCGAGCGAAATCGACGAGACCACTCCGGAGCCGCTCCCCGCTCCCGAAGCGCCGGCGCCGGAAGCGCTGCCCGCCGTGCCTTCCGCCGAAAGCGCCGCGCGACCCAGCACCGCCGCCACTTCCGGCGGCTGA
- a CDS encoding serine/threonine protein kinase, with protein sequence MSPPQAVETLPLGAAFQYGDAASLPKRCPTCGGRYPADFRVCPRDAEPLEEAPADEDPLIGATLSDTYEVSRVIGEGGMGRVYEARHQRLRNKRYAIKVLHSELARQPEVVSRFQREAEAASALLHPNVVGVYDVNRTPDGRPYIVAELLEGEQLGDVLDREGRLSPGRAVPIVRQICRALIAAHERGIIHRDVKPENVCLVGSGPTVKVLDFGISKVTEMGDDLTRTGVVMGTPAYMAPEQARGDHVDARADVYAVGAILYRALTGRRPFEGLDQMATLTAVLTEEPPRPRDVNGMVPEALEVVIQRAMAKEPGDRFRTMDELDQELAAFDAPVKVEAETLIAVRPPVVSDASRRAHLARPTLVAFSLAAWMWVLTLVVVGVLSLIRTFSKELGPTDAELVLTVVGSLVLLSTPTVLWVRWLMTSVWRNTPRTLEVGDRLRRTLVFGVTAFAAESALALMWQLAVLRAAPGLAWPGWALFGVVASVVAGAAGWLLPKR encoded by the coding sequence GTGAGCCCCCCGCAAGCGGTCGAGACGCTGCCTCTCGGCGCCGCGTTCCAATACGGGGACGCGGCGTCGCTGCCCAAGCGCTGCCCCACCTGCGGCGGGCGTTACCCGGCAGACTTCCGGGTTTGTCCTCGCGACGCAGAACCTCTGGAAGAAGCCCCCGCCGACGAAGATCCGCTCATCGGTGCCACGCTGTCCGACACCTACGAGGTGTCCCGCGTGATCGGCGAGGGTGGCATGGGCCGCGTGTACGAGGCGCGCCACCAGCGCCTGCGTAACAAGCGCTACGCCATCAAGGTGCTGCACAGCGAGCTCGCCCGGCAGCCGGAAGTGGTGTCGCGCTTCCAGCGCGAAGCGGAAGCCGCCAGCGCTCTCTTGCACCCCAACGTGGTCGGTGTGTACGACGTCAACCGCACGCCGGACGGCCGACCCTACATCGTGGCGGAGCTCCTGGAAGGCGAGCAGCTCGGCGACGTGCTCGATCGTGAAGGGCGGCTCTCGCCCGGGCGCGCCGTGCCCATCGTGCGGCAAATCTGCCGCGCCCTCATCGCGGCGCACGAGCGCGGCATCATCCACCGCGACGTCAAGCCGGAGAACGTGTGCCTGGTGGGCAGCGGACCCACGGTCAAGGTGCTGGATTTCGGCATCTCCAAGGTGACCGAGATGGGCGACGATCTCACCCGCACGGGCGTCGTCATGGGCACGCCGGCGTACATGGCGCCGGAGCAGGCCCGCGGGGATCACGTGGACGCCCGCGCGGACGTGTACGCCGTGGGCGCCATCCTGTATCGCGCCCTCACCGGTCGCCGTCCCTTCGAAGGGCTCGACCAGATGGCGACCCTCACGGCGGTGCTCACGGAAGAGCCGCCGCGCCCGCGGGACGTGAACGGCATGGTGCCGGAAGCCCTGGAGGTCGTGATCCAGCGCGCCATGGCCAAGGAGCCGGGGGATCGCTTCCGTACCATGGACGAGCTCGACCAAGAGCTCGCCGCCTTCGATGCGCCCGTCAAGGTGGAGGCCGAAACGCTCATCGCGGTAAGACCTCCGGTGGTGAGCGACGCCTCCCGCCGCGCTCACCTGGCGCGCCCCACGTTGGTGGCGTTCTCCCTGGCAGCGTGGATGTGGGTGCTCACCCTGGTGGTGGTCGGCGTGCTCTCGCTGATCCGCACCTTCAGCAAGGAGCTCGGCCCCACCGACGCGGAGCTGGTGCTCACGGTGGTGGGCTCCCTGGTGCTGCTTTCTACACCCACCGTGCTGTGGGTGCGCTGGCTGATGACGTCCGTGTGGCGCAACACGCCGCGCACCCTGGAGGTGGGGGATCGCCTGCGGCGCACGTTGGTGTTCGGCGTCACCGCCTTCGCCGCGGAGAGCGCGCTGGCCCTCATGTGGCAGCTCGCCGTGTTGCGCGCCGCACCCGGCCTGGCCTGGCCGGGCTGGGCGCTGTTCGGCGTCGTGGCCAGCGTCGTCGCCGGCGCTGCGGGCTGGCTACTCCCCAAGCGCTAG
- the fumC gene encoding class II fumarate hydratase: MTTRTEKDSLGPVEVPANRLWGAQTQRSLENFRISGERQPRELLLSLAMIKKAAAEANTELGELDARLSKAIAQAADEVLAGQHDDEFPLVVWQTGSGTQTNMNMNEVLANRASEILGGPRGEGRLVHPNDHVNRGQSSNDVFPSAMALASATAVHDRVLPSVLALRDTLLSKAKAFDDVVKIGRTHLMDATPLTVGQEIGGWAAQLSHGAEHLNSALPHLCELALGGTAVGTGLNAHPELGKRVAARLAQATGVPMVPAPNKFEAISAHDAIVFAHGALKTLAASLMKIANDVRFLSSGPRAGIGELNIPANEPGSSIMPGKVNPTQGEAMTMLCAQVFGNDVAVTFGGASGNFQLNVMKPLIAHAFLMSARLIADGSESFRKNCIEGLEPNRERIAEHLENSLMLVTALNPHIGYDAAATIAKRAHAEGTTLRKAAVASGLVSEEQFDQWVRPGDMV, from the coding sequence ATGACGACGAGGACCGAAAAGGACTCCCTGGGACCCGTGGAGGTGCCGGCAAACCGCCTGTGGGGCGCCCAGACCCAGCGCAGCCTGGAAAACTTTCGCATCAGCGGTGAGCGCCAGCCGCGGGAGCTGCTGCTTTCGTTGGCGATGATCAAGAAGGCCGCCGCCGAGGCCAACACGGAGCTCGGTGAGCTCGACGCACGGCTGAGCAAGGCCATCGCCCAGGCCGCCGACGAGGTGCTCGCCGGCCAGCACGACGACGAGTTCCCCCTGGTGGTGTGGCAGACGGGCAGCGGCACCCAGACGAACATGAACATGAACGAGGTGCTCGCCAACCGCGCCAGCGAGATCCTGGGCGGCCCCCGCGGCGAGGGCCGTCTCGTGCACCCGAACGATCACGTGAACCGCGGGCAGTCCTCCAACGACGTGTTCCCCTCCGCCATGGCGCTGGCCAGCGCGACGGCCGTACACGATCGCGTGCTGCCGTCCGTGCTCGCGCTTCGCGATACCCTGCTGAGCAAGGCGAAGGCGTTCGACGACGTCGTCAAGATCGGTCGCACCCACTTGATGGACGCGACGCCCCTCACCGTGGGGCAGGAGATCGGCGGCTGGGCGGCGCAGCTCTCTCACGGCGCCGAGCACTTGAACAGCGCCCTACCCCACTTGTGCGAGCTGGCCCTGGGCGGCACCGCCGTGGGCACGGGCCTGAACGCCCACCCCGAGCTCGGAAAGCGCGTCGCCGCGCGCCTGGCGCAGGCCACCGGCGTGCCCATGGTGCCCGCGCCCAACAAGTTCGAAGCGATCTCGGCCCACGACGCCATCGTCTTCGCTCACGGCGCCCTGAAAACGCTCGCGGCATCTTTGATGAAGATCGCGAACGACGTCCGCTTTCTGTCGAGCGGGCCCCGGGCGGGCATTGGAGAGCTGAACATCCCTGCCAATGAGCCGGGCAGCTCCATCATGCCGGGCAAGGTGAACCCCACCCAGGGAGAAGCCATGACCATGCTGTGCGCCCAGGTGTTCGGCAACGACGTGGCCGTGACCTTCGGCGGCGCCAGCGGCAACTTCCAGCTCAACGTGATGAAGCCGCTCATCGCTCACGCGTTCCTGATGAGCGCCCGGCTCATCGCCGACGGCAGCGAGAGCTTCCGGAAGAACTGCATCGAGGGCCTCGAACCGAACCGCGAACGCATCGCCGAGCACCTGGAAAACTCCTTGATGCTGGTGACCGCCCTCAACCCGCACATCGGCTACGACGCCGCCGCCACCATCGCCAAGCGCGCCCACGCCGAAGGCACCACGCTGCGCAAGGCCGCCGTCGCTTCCGGCCTGGTCAGCGAAGAACAATTCGACCAATGGGTCCGGCCCGGGGACATGGTCTGA
- a CDS encoding Hsp20/alpha crystallin family protein, with translation MFGYTRDYEGAFDLMDQLRRRMDRMLEEGDWDASFPRTNVYDTGAAFVLEAELPGVKQDDLKITLLQDVVTIAGERRTNAPEGYGVQRQERAPFRFNRSYSLPAKVDPEKVGAKLNDGVLTLTLEKAPEVKPRQISVKVG, from the coding sequence ATGTTTGGCTACACCAGGGATTACGAAGGAGCATTCGATTTGATGGACCAGCTCCGTCGTCGCATGGACCGGATGCTGGAAGAAGGAGACTGGGACGCCTCGTTCCCCCGCACCAACGTGTACGACACCGGCGCGGCGTTCGTGCTCGAGGCAGAGCTGCCGGGCGTGAAGCAGGACGACCTGAAAATCACGCTGCTGCAAGACGTCGTCACCATCGCCGGGGAACGGCGAACGAACGCTCCGGAAGGCTACGGCGTCCAGCGCCAAGAGCGCGCGCCCTTCCGTTTCAATCGCAGCTATTCGCTACCCGCCAAGGTGGATCCGGAGAAGGTCGGCGCCAAGCTGAACGATGGCGTGCTCACGCTCACGTTGGAGAAGGCGCCAGAAGTGAAGCCGCGTCAAATCTCGGTGAAGGTCGGTTGA
- the cheB gene encoding chemotaxis-specific protein-glutamate methyltransferase CheB — translation MTEPQQPPVGVLVVDDSAVNRRSISEALTSTPEVKIVGKAANGEEALRLALLLKPDVITLDLEMPRMDGFTFLRILMSRQPTPVIVVSSYSQKENVFKALELGALDFVAKPDRQTDAELASIRRELVAKVLQTRSLRPKSLASRPRIDSVSGMHVAPIVRQKRTEPPRRVVAVASSTGGPTALIQIFARIPDGYDSALLVAQHMPERFTRTFAQRLDRRARILVSEALERDAVTAGMALICPGRRCMELGSDGDELAVRVVDPDASDRYVPSADRLFSSVAKAVGPRAVGVILTGMGDDGVLGARDILDAGGTVIAESEETAVVYGMPGAAVRAGVVSRSLPIHRIADFVAGLGG, via the coding sequence ATGACCGAACCGCAGCAGCCCCCGGTAGGAGTGCTCGTCGTCGACGATTCGGCCGTCAATCGCCGGAGCATCTCCGAAGCCCTCACGTCCACGCCGGAAGTGAAGATCGTCGGCAAGGCCGCCAACGGAGAAGAAGCACTGCGGCTGGCGTTGCTGCTCAAGCCGGACGTCATCACGCTGGATCTGGAAATGCCCCGCATGGACGGCTTCACGTTCCTGCGCATCCTGATGAGCCGGCAGCCCACTCCGGTGATCGTCGTCTCCAGCTACAGCCAGAAAGAGAACGTGTTCAAGGCGCTGGAGCTGGGCGCGCTGGACTTCGTGGCCAAGCCGGACCGGCAGACGGACGCCGAGCTCGCCAGCATCCGCCGCGAGCTGGTGGCCAAGGTGCTGCAAACTCGAAGCCTGCGCCCCAAGAGCCTGGCTTCTCGTCCCCGCATCGACTCAGTGAGCGGCATGCACGTCGCGCCCATCGTGCGCCAGAAGCGCACGGAGCCGCCGCGGCGCGTGGTGGCCGTGGCGTCGTCCACCGGCGGCCCCACGGCGCTGATCCAGATCTTCGCGCGCATCCCCGATGGCTACGACAGTGCGCTGCTCGTCGCGCAGCACATGCCGGAGCGCTTCACCCGCACCTTCGCGCAGCGCCTGGATCGTCGGGCCCGCATCCTGGTCAGCGAGGCGCTGGAACGGGACGCCGTGACCGCGGGCATGGCCCTCATCTGCCCCGGGCGGCGCTGCATGGAGCTCGGCTCGGACGGGGACGAGCTGGCCGTCCGGGTCGTCGACCCGGACGCCTCGGACCGCTACGTTCCCAGCGCAGATCGGCTATTTTCCAGCGTCGCCAAGGCCGTGGGGCCCCGCGCCGTGGGCGTGATCCTGACCGGCATGGGGGACGACGGCGTGCTCGGGGCGCGGGACATCCTGGATGCCGGCGGCACCGTGATCGCCGAGAGCGAGGAAACCGCCGTCGTCTACGGCATGCCGGGGGCGGCGGTGCGCGCCGGCGTGGTGTCCCGATCGCTGCCCATCCATCGCATCGCGGATTTCGTGGCCGGCTTGGGCGGCTGA
- a CDS encoding protein-glutamate O-methyltransferase CheR translates to MIRRGSGVRARLRPDEFRLIRDLINEHAGLTFDESAIYTFERRLGERLAELDLRSFDEYYKYLRFHVRGTAELDDAIDLLTTKETYFFRQEYQFRAFRDEMLPELAKQNAGRRRLAIWSAGCSTGEEAYTIAIYLLESKLFEGWDLRVIGSDISKTSVAAARRGVYRPASFRTTPNDVRQTYFTEQRDGTAVNESVRRLCHFGQLNLLDATKASIVGRVDVVFCRNVLIYFDVRSRRRVIDSLYQRLLPGGFLLLGHSESLLNVSTAFELVHLKEDLVYRKPLASERWDVTDKG, encoded by the coding sequence ATGATTCGCCGCGGCTCGGGGGTACGCGCCAGGCTCCGGCCCGACGAGTTTCGTCTGATCCGAGATCTGATCAACGAGCACGCCGGTCTGACCTTCGACGAGAGCGCGATCTACACCTTCGAGCGGCGGTTGGGAGAACGGCTGGCGGAGCTCGACCTCCGGAGCTTCGACGAATACTACAAGTACCTTCGCTTCCACGTGCGCGGCACCGCGGAGCTGGACGACGCCATCGATCTGCTCACCACGAAGGAGACGTACTTCTTCCGGCAGGAGTATCAGTTCCGGGCTTTTCGCGACGAGATGCTGCCGGAGCTGGCGAAGCAGAACGCCGGCCGCCGGCGCCTCGCCATCTGGAGCGCGGGCTGCAGCACGGGGGAAGAGGCCTACACCATCGCCATCTACCTGTTGGAGTCCAAGTTGTTCGAGGGCTGGGACCTCAGGGTGATCGGCAGCGACATCTCCAAGACCTCGGTGGCGGCGGCGCGGCGGGGCGTGTATCGGCCGGCGTCGTTCCGCACCACGCCGAACGACGTGCGCCAGACCTACTTCACTGAGCAGCGAGACGGCACGGCGGTCAACGAATCCGTGCGGCGGCTGTGCCACTTCGGGCAGCTCAATCTGTTGGACGCGACCAAGGCCAGCATCGTCGGCCGGGTGGACGTGGTGTTCTGTCGCAACGTGCTCATCTACTTCGACGTGCGCTCGCGCCGCCGAGTGATCGATAGCCTCTACCAGCGGCTCTTGCCCGGCGGTTTCTTGCTCTTGGGCCACAGCGAGTCGCTCTTGAACGTATCCACGGCCTTCGAGCTGGTGCACTTGAAGGAAGATCTGGTGTACAGAAAGCCGCTCGCCTCCGAGCGCTGGGACGTGACGGACAAAGGATGA
- a CDS encoding Hsp20/alpha crystallin family protein, producing MAKDLDKREQDRLSERVSRRPAVAPRVDIFENEQEFLVLADMPGVPKDALDIRVDKDELTLQGRRSDIQERAALALELRPVDYRRSFVLPGGIDVDKIDAHLEGGVLRLKLPKSESLKPRTIPVRVG from the coding sequence ATGGCAAAGGATCTCGACAAGCGTGAACAGGATCGCCTTTCGGAGCGCGTGTCGCGGCGGCCCGCCGTGGCTCCGCGCGTGGACATCTTCGAGAACGAGCAGGAGTTCTTGGTCCTTGCGGACATGCCCGGCGTCCCCAAGGACGCCCTCGACATCCGCGTGGACAAGGACGAGCTGACGCTCCAAGGTCGGCGCAGCGACATCCAGGAGCGCGCGGCCCTCGCCCTCGAGCTGCGTCCGGTGGACTACCGGCGCTCCTTCGTGCTGCCCGGCGGGATCGACGTGGACAAGATCGACGCCCACCTGGAAGGCGGCGTGCTCCGGCTCAAGTTGCCGAAGTCCGAATCCCTCAAGCCCCGCACGATTCCGGTGCGAGTCGGCTGA